A single window of Synechococcus sp. C9 DNA harbors:
- a CDS encoding phage holin family protein, giving the protein MLTQLLVTWVVNGLSLWLISKLPLGVTLDGFGTALWTALALGLLNALVRPILWLLSLPLTILTLGLFTFVINAIIFGLAASLVEGFKLKNWLSALIAPIVLGLINSVLFQVLQTPAAG; this is encoded by the coding sequence ATGTTAACGCAACTGCTGGTCACGTGGGTGGTAAACGGGTTGAGCTTATGGCTGATTTCTAAACTGCCCTTGGGTGTGACCTTGGATGGTTTTGGCACGGCACTGTGGACGGCTTTGGCTTTGGGGTTACTCAATGCCCTGGTGCGACCCATTTTGTGGCTTTTGAGTTTGCCCTTGACGATTCTCACCTTGGGTTTATTTACCTTTGTGATTAATGCGATTATTTTTGGATTGGCGGCTAGTTTGGTGGAGGGATTCAAGCTCAAAAATTGGCTGAGTGCCCTGATTGCCCCGATTGTCCTCGGCTTGATCAATTCAGTCCTATTTCAGGTTTTGCAGACCCCGGCGGCAGGTTAA